Proteins from one Triticum aestivum cultivar Chinese Spring chromosome 7A, IWGSC CS RefSeq v2.1, whole genome shotgun sequence genomic window:
- the LOC123148927 gene encoding chitin-binding lectin 1 isoform X1, with product MASTGASALTLKLAVVAAVLALLVIPSLGRCPSLGPAPPPPAQAPPPPLEAIPPPPPAQAPPPPLEAIPPTQAPPPPLMAIPPAPALGPGLGPRLGCGECRVQCFPACQASHSMDCKEECDNDESRCKECRTPVIKKCTSVCTGSCDCNAEADKSCTSECSYNTCSCCAYSRDKSCKNDCDNYCNSNCWGP from the coding sequence ATGGCTTCAACAGGTGCATCCGCTCTCACTTTGAAGCTGGCCGTCGTTGCTGCCGTTCTCGCCCTGCTGGTCATACCTTCCTTGGGACGCTGTCCGTCCCTTGGtccggcaccaccaccaccagcgcaGGCACCACCGCCACCACTGGAGGccataccaccaccaccaccggcgcaGGCACCACCCCCACCACTGGAGGCGATACCACCGACGCAGGCGCCACCACCACCATTGATGGCGATACCACCAGCGCCTGCGCTGGGTCCGGGGCTAGGACCGCGGCTCGGATGCGGTGAGTGCCGCGTACAGTGCTTCCCGGCGTGCCAAGCCTCCCATTCCATGGACTGCAAAGAGGAATGCGACAACGATGAGAGCCGCTGCAAGGAGTGCAGGACCCCAGTGATCAAGAAGTGCACGTCCGTCTGCACGGGCAGCTGTGACTGCAATGCTGAAGCCGACAAGTCATGCACCTCCGAGTGCTCCTACAATACATGCAGCTGTTGCGCGTACAGCCGTGACAAGAGTTGCAAGAACGACTGTGACAACTACTGCAACAGCAACTGCTGGGGACCATAG